In the Triticum aestivum cultivar Chinese Spring chromosome 2B, IWGSC CS RefSeq v2.1, whole genome shotgun sequence genome, AAAAGGAGAAGTTAGGGTGAAGAATATGACAGGCTCTCGTTGAGGCCGGGCACGGAAAAACGTTCAAGAACCTTCCTTCCAGCTGCAAAAGAGTACCACAAGTCCATTCCCACCGGTAATAACTGCCACGCCCAGCTAGCCACTCAGCTACTCACAAAGTATAGCAAGTATCAACCACAAAAACTAACCAAATAAACATAAAATGCTTCCAAACTAAGCAAAGAAGCGCCCAAAAATGCTTATCTTTAGTTACCTTTTACACACCTGCTGGCTCCAACTGGAAACGGCGTCCGTGTCTCAATTACTTGCTGGTTTTAGTAGAGAAATTAGTTGCTAAATTGGCTGTGCGTGCCATTTTTGCTCGCAAGATTTAGCTGGTGAATCAGTAGCTGAGTTGTTTTTGACACACTCAGCATCAAGAGGAGGAGAACCAAAGTAAAAGCAACGAGGAAACTTCCACCGGGAGAAGAAAAGAAAATATATATACGCCACCGCTAACTAAACCCCACCTCGATCCACCTTCCGGCGAAACCAATTCATTGCTCGCTTTCGCAAGACTCTTTCTTTCTCCCCTTTCCTCTCCCCCAACCCGTCCGTCGTCGCCTCCGCCCGAGGTAACCGCCATAGCCACGAGGAATCAAGAACCTTGCCTGTCGCACGTCGTCCCTGAGGACCGAGAAGAGATATGGAGGGCGGCTGCGGCGTGGCCGGCGGGACGGAGGGcggcaagaagcagcagcagcaggcgcgGCCGCAGTTCGGGCGGTCGCTGACGTACCACCACCACCAGGGGCACCGGCTGCtgccgcggtggcggcggccgcAGCTGGCGGACGAGCCCCGCGCGCGGCCGCAGGCGGTGGTGCTCTACACGACGTCGCTGCGCGGGGTGCGGCGCACCTTCGCGGACTGCTCCGCGGCGCGCGCCATCCTGCGGGGGTCCCGCGTCGCCGTCGACGAGCGCGACGTGTCCATGGACGCGGCGCTCCGGCGCGAGCTGCAGGCGCTGCTGGCCGCGCGGGGCCGCGCCTTCTCGCTCCCGCAGCTCTTCATAGGGGGCCGGCTCGTCGGTGGCGCCGACGAGGTCCGGCAGCTGGACGAGTCCGGCCAGCTCCGGCGCCTCCTCGAGGGCGCCGCGGGGCAGGACCCGGCCTTCGTCTGCGACGCCTGCGgcggggtccgcttcgtcccctgcCCGGCCTGCGCCGGCAGCCGcaaggtgttcgacgaggaggagGACCGCGCCCTCCGCTGCGGCGACTGCAACGAGAACGGGCTGGTGCGCTGCGCCAACTGCTCCTCCTGATCCGTCCCCTCTAATTGAATTCAAGGGTTAGAGTTGGTAGGTTCATCGTCAGTCAGATCAGAGAGAGGCGCATTTTCggtttcttggagttcttgattTATGTATCCTGAATCAATCAATCAATCCGATCGTTTGGGGATCGGATTGTTAGCTGCTCATGGATGGAAGAGAACGAATTGTTCTTGGCTCCTTGCTGCGGGAATCGCCGCCCGGTGGTGGCGGTCGATGATGAATAAGAGCCGGTGCTTGTATATGTGTGTAAAATTTGGTGCTGATATTAGCCTGATTGATTAATGTATAAGGAAGAACTGATGTAAATACTTGAGCTTTGCGAGTGCTCAATTCTTGCCCAGTTCCCTGTTTATCCATGTTTTTTGATCAATTCTGTTCATGGATGTACAGTAGCAATACAGTTCGATACCTCATCAAGAACTGGCACAGCTGTACTAACATAAAGTCTTGAGGGCCGAAATCAGTTGTGATCGACTGTACTACTCAGAAGCTGTACTCATGCTGTTCTATAGCTGTTTTCTAAATTAGAGCCACGTCTTCTGTTCTTTAATCATGCAAGGTCAGTTCGGTATTTAACAAGTCTTGAGCCTGGGGTGATTAATTCTTGCATAGTTCTTTATCTGAACTCTTTATCTTTTATTGCTTTGATCCATCTTATAACTACACGGTttgatttcttcatgcacagatggCATTCCATGGATGTACAGTTATATACATCTTAATTAAAACAATGTGATCGATGGTCATCCGGAAATGATCATGATCTGACTGTACTTACTAAAAGTCCTTAATCATGTTGCACTCGAGTTGTTATCTAAAAGTGCAGCCACCTCTTCTTTTCTTTAAGATTCGCTGAGATAATGTGACCATGGTGATCAATTCATCCACAAGAACTTTCGATGATCTCAAgagataaaagaaaagaaaaacttatAATTGATTTAGCTAGAAGTCCACTGTATTTTGATCATGATCTGGTAAAAAGCTTATCTTGTGTTTTCCTTCTACTACCTTGCACTTCTGTAAGCCTGATGACCAGTTCATCCAGAACAGCCCCTGGTGTCAGGAGAGAAAACATCTTCTGATTGATGCGCCTACAAGTCCATTGTAATTTATATGATCTGGTTATAAAGCTGCGCACTTGTGACCTGCTGGtgccaacaaaaaataaaaaagataaatTCTGAAATTCCAGTGTGAGCAGCCGCGGAATTGCCAGCAGAAACGGCTATCTCAACTCAGCATCGACACCAGGAATTCAGAACATCGGCGGGGCTGAGACGAATGCGAGTCTGATACAGAGGGGAGGGGAGCTGCAATTCCGGAGCCAGCATCAAGAATCCATCAAAACAGCAGTGCAGGTCTAGTCCAAAGCAAAAACAAAGAGGTGCCGGTTGTACCACCTAGGTTCGTATCGCATATCGATG is a window encoding:
- the LOC123040779 gene encoding uncharacterized protein At5g39865, whose product is MEGGCGVAGGTEGGKKQQQQARPQFGRSLTYHHHQGHRLLPRWRRPQLADEPRARPQAVVLYTTSLRGVRRTFADCSAARAILRGSRVAVDERDVSMDAALRRELQALLAARGRAFSLPQLFIGGRLVGGADEVRQLDESGQLRRLLEGAAGQDPAFVCDACGGVRFVPCPACAGSRKVFDEEEDRALRCGDCNENGLVRCANCSS